The genome window GCTCGAAACATACTTTTGTCCTTGGGCAATAAGGATAAAGGGTAACACTACTTCAAAAAAAGCAATGCCAACATACAATTTGAAATCGGTCGAGCCTTTTTCTCTTTTAAAAAATAAGCTAATGAAGGATAAACATAGAGCACCAATGATTGCTTTTAGCAAGGATAGGGTAACTGCTCCAATATCATTCGTTACTAGCGCTACGAAGAAAAATTGAGAACCCCAAATACAGCTTATTAATAGTAAAAGGATATATTTACTCATTGTGCTCCCCTCCTATGCCCAAAATAATTGGTTCCTATTACGCCAATAATAATGACTAGCCCACCAATCAAATGATAGAAATGAAATGTTTCCTGTAAAAAGATCACACCCGATAGTATTGTAATAAGCGTAGCAAAATTACTAAAAACACTCATTTTGGAAGCTTCCAATATCGATAAAGTATAATTTGACAAGTAGGAAGTAACGAGGGAGGATAGAATACCTAAATATAAAATAGCTATAACAAAATCCACATGAACAAATGGTTTGAAAAATTGAAGAAGCGTACCATTTATTAAGTGATTTCCAATTGCTACTCCATTAAAAATTACAAACCCACATAATGTCATCACATATGTTAATGTCAGTAATGAATATTGTTTTGTAAGCTTTCTTGCTAAAACGTTATATAGCGAAGCCGCGCAAGCTGACAGTAATATAAATCCACTACCGATTAAATTTCCTGAGCTAGCACTTCCATTGTTCATAAAGAGCATATAGATAACTCCAAATACTGATAAACTAATGAAAATAAGTTGTTCTCGTGTAGCTTTTTCCTTTAAAAGTAGACTTGCAAGCACTAATGTAAAAATAGGAATTGTCGCTTGAATAATTCCAGCCTCTGTCGAGGAAATTCTTGCGAGTCCAAGCACCTGAAAAGTAAAAAATGCTATCGGATATAATAGTGCCAAAGGTAGAATTTTGGCTATATCTTGTTTATTAATTTTCAACTTATTCTGGGTAATGACTATACAAAAGACAATACCAATAAGTGCGATAGTAAATCGATGTGCAAGTGTATCAATAGGGCTTGCCACTGTCAATGTAACTTTAACAAACATAAATGATAGCCCAATGACAAAAGCATAAATAATTGCTGCCAAATACGCCTTTCTTTTTACTGTCATATAATGTACTCCTTCTTTTCATTCCGGCCGGTAAAGCTATAGTAATAAAAAGTAAAGACTCACACGATATAAAAAATACACATCTGTACCGATACAGATGTGTAGGAGGATGTATATGCTTAAATATGAATTAATCTATTCCAAGCTATTGAACCAAATACAAACAGGTGCCCTACAGTCTGGCGCAAAGCTTCCCTCTATTCGTAATTTATCTCAAGAATTTTCTTGTAGTAAAAGCACCATATTAACCGCCTTAAGGAAACTGGAAAATCAGCATCTTATCTATGCCCTAGCCAAAAGTGGTTACTATGTCGTTGACAATCAACTTCCAGATAAGCCACAAGAATACAACTGTATTGATTTTGCGACATCATCACCTAGTTGGCATGCATTCCCCTACAAGGATTTTCAGCATTGTATTAATAAAGCTATTGAGACATATCAAGCAGACTTATTTCGATATGGCACAGCAAAAGGATTACCTTCGCTAATTATAGAAGCAAAAAAATTGTTAGAATCGTATCAAATATTTACAAAGGAAGATAATATCTTTATCACTTCTGGTGTACAGCAGTCTCTCTTCTTGTTAAGTGTTATGCCATTTCCTAATAATCGGACAACAATTTTAGTAGAACAGCCTAGCTACCATCTATACATGGATTATTTAAAAACATATCAAATACCAGTAATGGGCATTAAAAGAACATTAGAAGGTATAGATTTAGAAGAGTTAGAAATTATTTTTAAGAAGCATGATATTAAGTTTTTTTATACAATGCCACGCCTGCACAATCCTCTAGGTACTTCCTTTAGCAAAAAAGAGAAGGATGATATTCGAAAGCTTGCCTATAAATATAATGTTTATATCGTTGAAGATGACTATTTAGCGGATTTCGATCAAAATACAAAAAATGATCCAATATTTACAGATGATACTGAGGAGCATGTTATATATTTAAAAAGCTTCTCTAAAATTATGTTTCCAGGCTTACGTATTGGACTTGCTATTTTACCAAATGCCTTCATTGATATTTTTCAGAAACAAAAAAACACTACTGATATTGATAGTTCCATGATTTCACAAGCTGCGCTAGAGCTATATTTAAAAAGTGGTATGTTTGAACGCTACCAAAAGAAAGTGAGCGAAGCCTATACAATACGCGCCAATATACTTCAGCAATCCATCAAAACTTATTTGCCAAAATATCAAGCATCTACAGAAATTTGCATGCATAGTCATATCGTATTGCCAAGGGAGGTCAATACAAATATGCTCATACAGCATTTAACACAGCAGGACATTTATTTAGATACAATTGATCGAAATTATTTAAATGAATTTTACCGAGAACGAATTTTAAAACTAAATGTTTCGAATGTAGCTGACCAAAAAATTGAGGTCGGTATAAAGGGAATTGCTCAGGCCCTCAGCAATCCTAATAACTACTTTTAAATGGGAATGGATTCATTCATGAAAATTTGTAGCTAGACATATAGTTAGACATCATCATTTGGTTCAATAAGGAGGATTATATGCATTCGGAAAAAATGAGACTAAGAAAGATTCAACATCTAGCTCATGAAATTACTGATGAAATGAATAAAGGTGAAGAACTTGCCCACTTAGAAACATTAATTCCTGTTATTGATAATTTGTCTCGTGCCATTGGCGATTTAACAGATTCCTATGGACAGTATTCATTAGATTATGTAGAGGAAAAAGTAAAACATGCTCATGCGCTCTTATTTAACAAGGAAAAAGTGGATGTCTATTTATAAAGACATGGGAAAAGGGTAGCCATATATTTGGTTACCCTTAAAAAATTTAATGCGTTTCAGGATTGAATGTTTTGCAATCTGTTTCTTCACTATTAGATGCCTGCTGTCCCTTTTGACTTACAACATAAATTTTTTCTGCAGTACATTTGTTTCCAGAATCCCAAAATGTACAGTTATTGACTTCACAAAGAATTTCTTGTGCCATTGTTTCCACACCTCCTCTTTTTTATCATTAACAAAATCGAGGTATTCAATACTTATTTATAGAAGGTGTAATGATACTGAAATATACATCATCTTATATGGATGTTTACTCGCTATTTGCTTTCTGATTAAGAAACTTCGGTTTCATAATTATGAAAAGAGGCTAGGACAAAATTATCTTTGCAGGGATGAGCGATTTATCGAGACAGTTTTGAGATTTATCGAAACAGTTTTGAGATTTATCGAAACAGTTTTGAGATTTATCGAGAACTTTTCATTGTTTATCGACCAACTTTATCGATTTATCACCCAACTTTCGGAAAATATCGATATCTACCTTCATGCGACACTACCTGACTGCACTGATAATTCGCGTCGCATATTTTTAATGTAAAATTAAACATCAAAAAAGCGAGAAATCAACGTTTCTAAATTGATTTCTCGCAACTTTTTAAGGTTTTGACCAGATTTATCCCAGCCTCATTTTTTTCTGCACATTATTCTATAACTTTTGTCGGTGTTGCCTCTTGAACAATTATCATGCCATTATATGCCTCAGCAGGTGTCATATTAATTGTATAAAGCATCTTCATAAACTTATACCAAACACTAAAGTCATCTCCGATATTACCCATTCTTTGTTTTTTTGCTAAGATGTCAGCTAAATCAGGCGATTCATTAGCCTTTTTAAAGTCTACATAGAATATATTTTCCTTCACTTCGCTGAAAGCATCTATTAATGCATTATGGTGCTTAATTGTATACTCTTTTCTTTCGCCTGACCCATTTTGTGCCTGAAACGTATTATTAACAAAGTCAGTCCCAATAGCAAAGTACGCATCTTTATACACTTCATCTAAGTATTGGCCCATAGATTTGTATCCTGCCATATTCGCTGAAGTTTTCTCTATATGCCCATTATGAGCAGACATCAGTACTTTATCATGTCCTTGAGCCGCCTCAAAATCAACGATCCATTGTAAGTTGTTCGCTAAATACTCATCACGAAGATTCATATAATTACTGTCATTTAAAAATAATTGCGTGCGTTGCTTCATGATTTGTACATATTGAGCAGCAAATAAATAAGCTTCTTTTGATGATTGCTTTACATAAGCATCTTTATTTGTTTCCAAATCCTTTATGATGGCATCAATATTTTCGTCTAGTTCTTTTAGTTGGTCATTCTTTAAATCGCGCATTGTCTTATTTGAAACGTGTTGTAACAGGGCTGCATATTCCTTTGCTTTGTCCTGATCAACCACTTCATAATAATCCAATAACCCTTTTTTACTAAAATCATAACGTTGCATATCGTTACCGTAAAAATAAACTTTATCTTTCTCATCGGCTGTCATGTTATAATCATGCATCCATTGAACAAACTCAATCATTTGCTCCGTTTTATAGATACCATAATCCAGAGTTTTTACCGCTTCCTCAGCTGTGCCAGTACCATTTAAAATAAACTGATTGATTTGCTGAGCGCCACCAAAATCACCTTCTAACACAAAAACACGAACATTTTCATTTTTTATTAGAGCTTGAAATACATCCTTCTTTAAAGTTTGGAATTCAACGTTACCATGTGTTGCTTCTCCAAAACCAATTACTTTCACATCATTCGGAATATCGATATCCTCAACCGCAGATGTATATTTTGAAGCATCTTTAATGGGTTCTCCCTTTCCACATCCAGCTAGAGATAACAAAAGAAATAATGCTGAAATTAATAGAAAGCCCCTTTTAACAAATACCATTTATAAAAATCTCCTTTAATCTATAGAAAAAGTTATCCCGCGTTAACGGGCAGTAATTTATCTGTACTGAAAGCGAAGCATCAGGTACAAGTCTCACACCTCACATTTTAGAGAAAGCAAAGAAGTTAAGTGAGAGATTAACTGCCCGTAATCGCCCGATTGGTGAAGACTAATAATCAGAGGGGATGAAGTAAATCCCCACTGATTAAAGTTTCACTTTATACAGCTTTTCGTTGGAAATATAAATACCCTCCAAGGAAAAACAGTAAGAACCCTCCTCCTACAACTGTTAATAATTGATCCCAAGGCACAAAGAATACATCATCCGTATTGCCGACTATATACATCATTGAGAATGGCTGAGCCCATGGATAGTAAGGTCCAAAACGCTCGGAATTGATGATTAATATGGAAGGTAAAGTAAAAATAACGTTTACTGCAAATGGGGCAGCAAAGCTTTTAAACATAATGGACATCCACAGCTGCAAAGCGACTAATGGCAATGTCGCTACCCATCCTCCGATAATGCTCTTCCAAACAATCTCCATTGGGAAAGGGTCTGTATAGCCCTTTATCATGCCTACAGCAAATATAGAACATAAATACAATAACTGCATCGCCAACACAAGAAGCATAATTAATGCATACTTAGCTACAAATACTCTTCCTCTTGTCACCGGCAATGCTAAAAGCTGTTTCCAGCCTCCAGATTGATGCTCATATCTACAAATAAGACTCGCAAATACCCCTGCAATTAAAGGTAGAAATAATAATGCATACGTTAAATTCATTGAAAATAACGGAGTGTACCAATTATTCACTTCAAAACCTTGCATTTTAGATTCAAAATTTGATGTTAATCCGATAAAAAGTCCGATAATAGGCCCTGCTAAGATTATTGGCACCATTTTTGATTTTCTCAGTTTAAACCATTCAGCGCTCAGTATAGACCACATTTATTTTACATCCCTTCTAGCAAAATCTATCATTCCGATAATATACAGTAAAATACCAATGCCTATCCCAAGCATGACATTAATAACGGGCTCATCCCATTGATTCATTAACGATGGCCATTTCCAAATCATCCAGTCAGGCAATACATATGAGGAATAGGTAAAAATCACGCCGAAAATACCTACTGTAATTGGGATCCCCTGATTATGACAAACACTCGCAATCCAAAGCTGAAGTGCTAATATTGGCAATGCAGCAAAATATGGATAATAAGCAAATTTAGCAAGTTCCGCATATGGTATGCTATCACCTAAATCTAAAAACACTCCATAAGCCATTGACATTAGCATTAAAATCGTAGAAGACATAAATAGTAAAATTGCCAAGACAGTGAATTTTGATAAGTACACTGTTAATTTAGACACCGGTAGTGCAATTAATTGCTTCCAAGCGTTCGTTTCATTTTCAATACTCGCCATAAATGAAGTTAAAATAGCAATCCCTAAAACTATAGCTAGTGGTGTAAATGAATGAACGTTTAATAAATAGAAGCCCCAATCGTCCTCGCTTTGCTCTAACAAATAGTCCTTCCTTAAACCGTAATTCACCATTTGCAGAGCAACAACACCAATTGGTCCTAAAGCTGTTAAAAACCATAATCCTTTGCGTTTAATTTTCAAAAAGTCAGAAGTTAACAGTTTTCCTATCATAGCGCTTGCTCTCCTGTTGTCATTTGAAGGAAAATCTCCTCTAATGATCGCTTCTCTTCCTCTACTCGGTAAACCGAAATGCCTTCTTGTACGAGGATTTGTACAATATGTGCCACTTTTTCATCTGAGCATTCATCTAATAAAATGAGGTCATCCCTATGTTCTGCCTTAATGCCATTTGCTACTAGTGAACGCCAACCCTTGTCACCATTGCTCACCTTAATTAATACCTTTGGCTGAGCAAATCTACGCATTGCTTCAATCGAATCTTGGAAAATCATTTTTCCCTTCGTAACGATGCCCACTTGTGTAGCCATTTGATCAATTTCTGATAGTAGATGACTTGAAATAATAATCGTCATCCCATATTCCGAAGGCAGTCGTTTAATTAAATTACGGATTTCGATAATACCAGATGGATCAAGACCATTTGTTGGTTCATCTAAAATCAGTAATTCAGGATTATGTAACAAAGATGCAGCAATACCTAAACGTTGCTTCATCCCAAGAGAAAAGCCTTTTACTTTTTTATTTGCAGCATCCTTTAAACGAACAATTTCTAGCACTTCATCAATACGTGATTTTGGTACACCTAAAATTTTTCTTAGCGCTTCTAAATTTTCATAAGCCGTTAAATGTGGATAATAGGAAGGGTTCTCTACTAATGAACCGATTTTTTCCAAAATATTAATTCGTTCCTTCGTTATATCTTTTTGGAAAATTTTAATTGTCCCAGAAGATGGCTTCATCAGCCCGAGAAGCATACGAATCGTCGTAGTCTTTCCCGCTCCATTCGGTCCTAAGAATCCGTATATTTCACCTTTTCGTATTTTTAAATTTATATTTGATACAGCTTGCTCTTTACCAAAGCTTTTTGATAAATTTTCTGTTTGTACGATATATTCCATTGTCCTCACCTCTGTAATTATCATAAGTAATGAAGGTTAAAAGCAGGTAAGGTCTAAGTTTAAATTTTGTTTAAAAAAGGCACTTTATCATAACGTGGGTTGATTTTCGTTCCGGCTGAGCGCTTTCCTAGGGGCGTCAGCTGAGCCACTGATCCCAAGGAATTTGCATGGATTATGAATCAAAAAATAGCATGCCATAAACTTTGATGGCATACTATTTGGACAATCACTCTATGTACGAAAAATTGAAGCATGCCTTAACATGCTTCATGGAATATTCTATTTGTAGTGTTTAATTGTAATCTTGGTGCCGGATTCACTTGACTCAATATCCCATTCTAAATCCATGCTCTTCACCATAATATCAACGATAGATAAGCCGATACCAGCACCTTTAGCATTGGATTCATTTTTCATTCCGTTTCCATGATCCTTTATGATAAATGCATCATAGTGCTCCGTCGATTCGGTCTCCACGCCAATATATTTCCCACTATTCGCATGGCGTAATATATTTTGGAATAAATTATCGAGTATACGTCCAAGCCAAATCGGATCAACTTGCCATTCATTTTTCTCAAATGGGTGTATCTCAATATCGATTTCAAAGCCTTCCTTTTCAAACACTGAATACCATGTAGTCATTTGCTCACGTACAAAACGTATAACGTTGATTTCTTTCGCCTCAAATTTATATTTACTAGCCATCAGTAATGTATAGGACATTAAATTTTCTATTAAAGCGTCAACACTAACAATCGATGTTTCCATTGCCTTAATCGCTTGTTTTCCATCCTCTGATAATGCCTCTTTACTAATTGAATATGATTGCGCTCGTATTTTCGTTAATGGTGTTCGTAAATCATGTGATAAATTAGCAATCAATTCACGTCTTAGCTGTTCTTCCTTTTGCTCACGATCCTTACTCTCCCTAAGCTCGCACACCATACGATTAAAGCTTTGTTCAAGCTGACCGATTTCATCCTTTTTCTTGACCTTCGTTTCAATAGGCAAGCCATCTACATCACGAATTTCCATTGCTTCCTGAAGGTGCAATAGCCGTTTTCGAATCCCTCTGAAAAATAAAAAGGAGACTATAATGAAAAATAATATAATCGCAATAACGCCGACAATTAAAAGGTGCCCATATTGTTCATAAACATTTTTAAGAGGTGGATTAAACACTTCCCTAGGAATTTCAAAAACGATAAATCCATTCGATTCGTTCTCACCTAAAAAGGCAATGACGGTAAATGGATCTCCACCATAGCGCTCTTTTATAAATTTTGCAGTATATGCTGGCGTCCATTCTGATGGAAGTTGCTTCGTCACATTCAACGTTGTAAGTAATGTACCATCCTTACCTACCCAAAACATAGACGCTTTAGGGTATTGTTTCTCCCAACTTTCAAAATGCCCGGAAATTGTTCCCTCTTTAACGTCTTTTATACTTTTAGCTTCAGCATGCCACTTTTCCTCTACTTCGCTTTCCATAAGAACTTCACTTGAAAAATCAGTTTTTCCTATTCCAAACATAAAAGCGGCAATTGCAAAGTATGATAATTGAACAATTGATATGGCTAAAAAAATAATCAGCATATACTTTACTAATAATGATCGAAAAAATTTCATTGTTTCACCCTATATCCAATACCACGAATGGTTTCAATAATTGTCGGCTTGGCTGGATTTATTTCTATCTTTTCTCTTAAGTATCGAATATGCACCATTAATGTTTTATCGCCTTCTATATAGCTTTCACCCCAGACACCTTCATACAGCTGTTCCTTCGTTAAAATTTGATTTAAATGGCGAATAAAATACTGCAATAGATAGAACTGCTTACCTGTTAATTGAATTTCTTCATTAGTTTCCTTGCTGATAACCCGCATATCTTTCGTATAAATTTTTAAATGCTGAAGATCTAGTACATCATCATTCTTTTGATATCTTCTTAGTAAAACCTCAACACGAGCTATCAGTTCATCTGGGTGGAATGGCTTCGTTAAATAATCATC of Lysinibacillus agricola contains these proteins:
- a CDS encoding DMT family transporter, with protein sequence MTVKRKAYLAAIIYAFVIGLSFMFVKVTLTVASPIDTLAHRFTIALIGIVFCIVITQNKLKINKQDIAKILPLALLYPIAFFTFQVLGLARISSTEAGIIQATIPIFTLVLASLLLKEKATREQLIFISLSVFGVIYMLFMNNGSASSGNLIGSGFILLSACAASLYNVLARKLTKQYSLLTLTYVMTLCGFVIFNGVAIGNHLINGTLLQFFKPFVHVDFVIAILYLGILSSLVTSYLSNYTLSILEASKMSVFSNFATLITILSGVIFLQETFHFYHLIGGLVIIIGVIGTNYFGHRRGAQ
- a CDS encoding PLP-dependent aminotransferase family protein → MLKYELIYSKLLNQIQTGALQSGAKLPSIRNLSQEFSCSKSTILTALRKLENQHLIYALAKSGYYVVDNQLPDKPQEYNCIDFATSSPSWHAFPYKDFQHCINKAIETYQADLFRYGTAKGLPSLIIEAKKLLESYQIFTKEDNIFITSGVQQSLFLLSVMPFPNNRTTILVEQPSYHLYMDYLKTYQIPVMGIKRTLEGIDLEELEIIFKKHDIKFFYTMPRLHNPLGTSFSKKEKDDIRKLAYKYNVYIVEDDYLADFDQNTKNDPIFTDDTEEHVIYLKSFSKIMFPGLRIGLAILPNAFIDIFQKQKNTTDIDSSMISQAALELYLKSGMFERYQKKVSEAYTIRANILQQSIKTYLPKYQASTEICMHSHIVLPREVNTNMLIQHLTQQDIYLDTIDRNYLNEFYRERILKLNVSNVADQKIEVGIKGIAQALSNPNNYF
- a CDS encoding DUF1540 domain-containing protein, whose amino-acid sequence is MAQEILCEVNNCTFWDSGNKCTAEKIYVVSQKGQQASNSEETDCKTFNPETH
- a CDS encoding erythromycin esterase family protein — encoded protein: MVFVKRGFLLISALFLLLSLAGCGKGEPIKDASKYTSAVEDIDIPNDVKVIGFGEATHGNVEFQTLKKDVFQALIKNENVRVFVLEGDFGGAQQINQFILNGTGTAEEAVKTLDYGIYKTEQMIEFVQWMHDYNMTADEKDKVYFYGNDMQRYDFSKKGLLDYYEVVDQDKAKEYAALLQHVSNKTMRDLKNDQLKELDENIDAIIKDLETNKDAYVKQSSKEAYLFAAQYVQIMKQRTQLFLNDSNYMNLRDEYLANNLQWIVDFEAAQGHDKVLMSAHNGHIEKTSANMAGYKSMGQYLDEVYKDAYFAIGTDFVNNTFQAQNGSGERKEYTIKHHNALIDAFSEVKENIFYVDFKKANESPDLADILAKKQRMGNIGDDFSVWYKFMKMLYTINMTPAEAYNGMIIVQEATPTKVIE
- a CDS encoding ABC transporter permease, coding for MWSILSAEWFKLRKSKMVPIILAGPIIGLFIGLTSNFESKMQGFEVNNWYTPLFSMNLTYALLFLPLIAGVFASLICRYEHQSGGWKQLLALPVTRGRVFVAKYALIMLLVLAMQLLYLCSIFAVGMIKGYTDPFPMEIVWKSIIGGWVATLPLVALQLWMSIMFKSFAAPFAVNVIFTLPSILIINSERFGPYYPWAQPFSMMYIVGNTDDVFFVPWDQLLTVVGGGFLLFFLGGYLYFQRKAV
- a CDS encoding ABC transporter permease; the encoded protein is MIGKLLTSDFLKIKRKGLWFLTALGPIGVVALQMVNYGLRKDYLLEQSEDDWGFYLLNVHSFTPLAIVLGIAILTSFMASIENETNAWKQLIALPVSKLTVYLSKFTVLAILLFMSSTILMLMSMAYGVFLDLGDSIPYAELAKFAYYPYFAALPILALQLWIASVCHNQGIPITVGIFGVIFTYSSYVLPDWMIWKWPSLMNQWDEPVINVMLGIGIGILLYIIGMIDFARRDVK
- a CDS encoding ABC transporter ATP-binding protein, whose product is MEYIVQTENLSKSFGKEQAVSNINLKIRKGEIYGFLGPNGAGKTTTIRMLLGLMKPSSGTIKIFQKDITKERINILEKIGSLVENPSYYPHLTAYENLEALRKILGVPKSRIDEVLEIVRLKDAANKKVKGFSLGMKQRLGIAASLLHNPELLILDEPTNGLDPSGIIEIRNLIKRLPSEYGMTIIISSHLLSEIDQMATQVGIVTKGKMIFQDSIEAMRRFAQPKVLIKVSNGDKGWRSLVANGIKAEHRDDLILLDECSDEKVAHIVQILVQEGISVYRVEEEKRSLEEIFLQMTTGEQAL
- a CDS encoding sensor histidine kinase, with amino-acid sequence MKFFRSLLVKYMLIIFLAISIVQLSYFAIAAFMFGIGKTDFSSEVLMESEVEEKWHAEAKSIKDVKEGTISGHFESWEKQYPKASMFWVGKDGTLLTTLNVTKQLPSEWTPAYTAKFIKERYGGDPFTVIAFLGENESNGFIVFEIPREVFNPPLKNVYEQYGHLLIVGVIAIILFFIIVSFLFFRGIRKRLLHLQEAMEIRDVDGLPIETKVKKKDEIGQLEQSFNRMVCELRESKDREQKEEQLRRELIANLSHDLRTPLTKIRAQSYSISKEALSEDGKQAIKAMETSIVSVDALIENLMSYTLLMASKYKFEAKEINVIRFVREQMTTWYSVFEKEGFEIDIEIHPFEKNEWQVDPIWLGRILDNLFQNILRHANSGKYIGVETESTEHYDAFIIKDHGNGMKNESNAKGAGIGLSIVDIMVKSMDLEWDIESSESGTKITIKHYK
- a CDS encoding response regulator transcription factor; the encoded protein is MYRILYIEDEKEIGQWVTKDLTERGYEVTWLESGEEVDQHIAFKDIAILDVMLPGLDGFSIGKRIKRENKEIPILMLSARTAVEDKIEGLNFADDYLTKPFHPDELIARVEVLLRRYQKNDDVLDLQHLKIYTKDMRVISKETNEEIQLTGKQFYLLQYFIRHLNQILTKEQLYEGVWGESYIEGDKTLMVHIRYLREKIEINPAKPTIIETIRGIGYRVKQ